A stretch of Paenibacillus sp. URB8-2 DNA encodes these proteins:
- a CDS encoding MarR family winged helix-turn-helix transcriptional regulator, whose translation MNGNLGYLIHKVSVMSKSRLTQRLKAYGLTAQQWSVIKDISATGAGATPAMIAKRLHADRPTITGILNRLADKGFVYTRDNPKDRRSQFILLTDQSMELIAKLEDVSNKVMKEALRGVPDSEIRTTIGVLRQMMDNLGKEELE comes from the coding sequence ATGAACGGCAATCTTGGCTATCTTATACACAAGGTAAGCGTTATGTCCAAATCCAGACTGACCCAACGGCTCAAAGCTTACGGTCTGACCGCTCAGCAATGGTCCGTTATCAAAGATATTTCGGCGACCGGTGCTGGTGCCACCCCCGCAATGATTGCGAAGCGGCTTCATGCCGACCGGCCGACTATTACAGGCATCCTCAATCGTCTGGCGGATAAAGGCTTCGTTTACACCCGGGATAATCCGAAAGACAGACGCTCTCAGTTTATTCTGCTGACCGATCAATCCATGGAGCTCATCGCCAAGCTGGAGGATGTCAGCAACAAGGTGATGAAAGAAGCGCTGCGCGGAGTGCCGGACAGCGAGATCCGGACGACGATCGGCGTTTTGCGGCAAATGATGGACAACTTGGGCAAGGAAGAGCTCGAATGA